The following are encoded together in the Mastacembelus armatus chromosome 6, fMasArm1.2, whole genome shotgun sequence genome:
- the agbl2 gene encoding cytosolic carboxypeptidase 2 isoform X2, producing the protein MAVTAIRNWWNTYQLDKSDTSDSNTEEDGQELARRRQLSISLSKTLRTRQLLLDFDGGRPILTLRAPLDLVNFPPISCPRWPIECEVISDIIHHIEWNPPEPEPFYQPTGHEQTQMPAGEEQGKVVYCIDHATKCLYFTCSRAGGCRGPIKSATCGINQSDFTLEFESRFESGNLQKAVQVGVYDYELTLRTDMYTRKHTQWFYFRVRNMKAGVTYRFTIVNLMKSSSLYSQGMKPLLYSERAAKEKGVGWQRCGANIRYYRNCSQNTKDNSDTIVLFSFTWTLQFPYDSDTCYLAHCYPYTYSHLQRYLRCISSNPVVTSYCKLRVLCHSLAGNAVYIVTVTSQGGSRGEDRRKKAVVVTARVHPGETNGSWMMEGFLDFLLGDSEDAQLLRDTFVFKVVPMLNPDGVVVGNYRCSLAGRDLNRNYKTLLRDSFPCVWHTRNMVEKLMAERDVVLYCDFHGHNRKNNVFMYGCNSRGEASQKLHERIFPLMMSKNASNKFSFKSCKFQVQKSKEGTGRIAMWRLGIKNSYTMEATFGGSTLGNRKGTHFTTRDLKSLGFYFCDTLLDYCDPDRTKFTYCLTELAVLLTKAVRERLGKDLGSDSNISVSDLETSTSGSDSSDSDGLPVHLLNQPQTLHPEQTLTKKKKKSLRSCKERNRLRSENESNLAHEDIVKECIPERPVGRHRRKWQVNGLIKKAVIPSPTTHSGEVSQVTLWQGSEPVKDNCLENMRTSHLHHRAKACQHHSIDTAVSPHTDPGMDTGQWRCSSQLLHLSAILPASHNFIHPYQHHCPRQALIPYKVYRGRPPSLAVPRRFPSTLCIKLDSDIVKTKRVVPGFTPDKFNSRNIFRERNFSHILENDFIPEDSSTSHIDITKTKQRNEGQKGSTEARSLFRCIPFGERNQRDVTADIPLRDSKSHNSLFVPVLRGTYLTEKRLYKETLGNKKKVGVLPPVSKSSGLMKMELPHPKNNMLQSVEAEDVRHYQYGRQSPKSNSPQEALITRLSQSASL; encoded by the exons ATGGCTGTCACTGCTATCAGGAATTGGTGGAATACCTACCAGCTCGACAAATCGGACACAAGTGATTCCAACACAGAGGAAGACGGGCAGGAATTAGCAAGGAGGAGGCAGT TATCCATTAGCCTAAGTAAGACACTGCGGACCAGGCAGCTGCTCCTAGACTTTGATGGTGGCAGGCCTATTTTGACTCTCAGAGCACCGCTTGACCTGGTTAACTTCCCACCTATCTCCTGCCCCCGTTGGCCCATAGAGTGTGAGGTCATCAGTGACATTATCCATCATATAg AGTGGAATCCCCCAGAGCCAGAGCCTTTTTATCAGCCCACTGGACATGAGCAGACACAAATGCCAGCTGGAGAGGAGCAAGGCAAAGTGGTATACTGCATTGACCATG CCACTAAGTGCCTTTATTTCACCTGCTCTCGTGCTGGAGGATGCAGGGGGCCCATTAAGAGCGCCACTTGTGGTATTAATCAGTCAGACTTCACTCTTGAGTTTGAGTCACGCTTTGAGAGTGGGAATCTTCAGAAGGCAGTGCAAGT GGGTGTTTATGACTATGAGCTCACCCTGCGCACAGACATGTACACCAGAAAGCACACACAATGGTTCTACTTCAGGGTCAGAAACATGAAAGCTGGAGTCACCTATCGCTTTACTATTGTCAACTTGATGAAGAGCAGCAGCCTGTATTCTCAGGGTATGAAACCACTCCTCTATTCTGAGAGAGCTGCCAAAGAGAAAGGTGTTGGATGGCAACGCTGTGGTGCTAATATCAGATACTATCGGAACTGCAGTCAG AATACCAAGGACAACAGTGACACTATAGTTCTGTTCTCATTCACCTGGACTCTCCAGTTCCCTTATGACTCAGACACCTGCTACCTAGCCCACTGCTACCCCTACACCTATTCACATCTGCAGCGCTACCTTAGGTGTATTTCTTCCAACCCTGTAGTTACATCATACTGCAAATTGCGGGTGCTGTGCCACAGCCTTGCTGGGAACGCTGTGTATATTGTGACTGTAACCTCCCAGGGGGGCAGCAGGGGGGAGGACAGGCGCAAAAAGGCTGTGGTGGTGACAGCACGAGTGCATCCTGGAGAAACCAATGGGTCCTGGATGATGGAGGGGTTTCTGGACTTCTTGCTTGGGGACTCGGAAGATGCTCAGCTACTCAGggatacttttgtttttaaa GTGGTGCCAATGCTGAACCCAGATGGTGTGGTGGTGGGTAATTATCGCTGTTCTTTGGCAGGCAGGGACCTCAACAGAAATTACAAGACATTGCTCAGGGATTCCTTTCCCTGTGTGTGGCACACCCGAAATATGGTGGAAAA GCTGATGGCTGAGAGGGATGTTGTTCTTTACTGTGATTTTCATGGCCACAACCGGAAAAACAATGTCTTCATGTACGGTTGCAACAGCCGAGGTGAAGCATCGCAGAAGCTTCATGAGAGAATCTTTCCACTAATGATGAGCAAGAATGCCAGTAATAAG TTCTCTTTCAAGAGCTGTAAGTTTCAGGtacagaaaagcaaagaagGAACAGGACGAATTGCCATGTGGAGACTTGGCATCAAAAATAGCTACACTATGGAGGCCACCTTTGGAGGTTCGACTCTGG GCAACAGGAAAGGAACACATTTTACTACTAGAGACCTGAAGTCCCTGGGCTTCTACTTCTGTGATACTCTGCTAGACTACTGTGACCCTGATCGAACAAAG ttcaCCTACTGTCTAACAGAGCTGGCGGTGTTGCTGACAAAAGCAGTGAGAGAAAGGCTGGGTAAAGATTTGGGCTCTGATAGTAACATCTCTGTCTCTGACCTGGAAACCAG CACCAGTGGTTCTGATAGTTCAGATTCAGATGGACTCCCAGTTCATTTACTGAACCAACCACAAACTCTCCATCCAGAG CAAACTctaacaaagaagaaaaagaaatccctGAGGAGTTGTAAAGAGAGGAACAGGCTGCGATCAGAGAAC GAATCCAACCTAGCCCATGAGGACATAGTCAAAGAATGTATCCCAGAGAGGCCTGTTGGAAGACACAGGAGAAAATGGCAG GTAAATGGGCTGATAAAAAAAGCTGTGATCCCTTCTCCCACCACTCACTCTGGGGAAGTCAGTCAGGTGACTCTGTGGCAGGGCAGTGAGCCAGTCAAG GACAATTGTCTGGAAAACATGAGGACTTCACACCTGCATCACAGAGCAAAAGCATGTCAACATCACAGCATAGACACAGCTGTGTCACCTCACACAG ACCCAGGGATGGATACAGGACAGTGGAGATGCTCTTCTCAGCTGCTGCACCTAAGCGCTATCCTTCCAGCTTCACACAATTTCATACATCCCTATCAACATCACTGCCCCCGACAAGCCTTGATCCCCTATAAAGTCTACAGAG GCCGGCCACCTTCTCTTGCAGTCCCCCGAAG GTTTCCCTCAACCTTGTGCATCAAGCTGGATTCAGACATTGTTAAAACAAAGCGAGTTGTGCCAGGTTTCACCCCTGACAAGTTCAATAGTCGAAATATTTTTAGAGAAAGAAATTTTTCACACATCTTAGAAAATGACTTTATCCCTGAGGACTCCTCCACCTCACACATAGACATAACCAAGACCAAACAGCGGAATGAGGGACAGAAAGGTTCCACAGAAG CAAGGTCACTCTTTAGATGTATACCGTTTGGAGAGCGGAACCAGAGAGATGTCACCGCTGACATCCCCTTGAGAGACTCTAAGTCACACAATAGTTTGTTTGTGCCTGTGCTGAGGGGCACATACCTAACAGAAAAAAG ACTATACAAGGAGACTTTGGggaacaaaaagaaagtggGTGTTTTACCCCCTGTGTCAAAGTCTTCAGGCCTCATGAAGATGGAACTTCCACATCCAAAGAATAACATGCTCCAGAGCGTTGAGGCTGAGGACGTCAGGCATTATCAGTATGGAAGACAAAGCCCAAAAAGTAACTCTCCACAAGAGGCACTGATCACAAGACTATCACAGTCTGCCTCACTCTAG
- the agbl2 gene encoding cytosolic carboxypeptidase 2 isoform X3 encodes MAVTAIRNWWNTYQLDKSDTSDSNTEEDGQELARRRQLSISLSKTLRTRQLLLDFDGGRPILTLRAPLDLVNFPPISCPRWPIECEVISDIIHHIEWNPPEPEPFYQPTGHEQTQMPAGEEQGKVVYCIDHATKCLYFTCSRAGGCRGPIKSATCGINQSDFTLEFESRFESGNLQKAVQVGVYDYELTLRTDMYTRKHTQWFYFRVRNMKAGVTYRFTIVNLMKSSSLYSQGMKPLLYSERAAKEKGVGWQRCGANIRYYRNCSQNTKDNSDTIVLFSFTWTLQFPYDSDTCYLAHCYPYTYSHLQRYLRCISSNPVVTSYCKLRVLCHSLAGNAVYIVTVTSQGGSRGEDRRKKAVVVTARVHPGETNGSWMMEGFLDFLLGDSEDAQLLRDTFVFKVVPMLNPDGVVVGNYRCSLAGRDLNRNYKTLLRDSFPCVWHTRNMVEKLMAERDVVLYCDFHGHNRKNNVFMYGCNSRGEASQKLHERIFPLMMSKNASNKFSFKSCKFQVQKSKEGTGRIAMWRLGIKNSYTMEATFGGSTLGNRKGTHFTTRDLKSLGFYFCDTLLDYCDPDRTKFTYCLTELAVLLTKAVRERLGKDLGSDSNISVSDLETSTSGSDSSDSDGLPVHLLNQPQTLHPEQTLTKKKKKSLRSCKERNRLRSENVKNSIQPEESNLAHEDIVKECIPERPVGRHRRKWQVNGLIKKAVIPSPTTHSGEVSQVTLWQGSEPVKDNCLENMRTSHLHHRAKACQHHSIDTAVSPHTDPGMDTGQWRCSSQLLHLSAILPASHNFIHPYQHHCPRQALIPYKVYRGRPPSLAVPRRFPSTLCIKLDSDIVKTKRVVPGFTPDKFNSRNIFRERNFSHILENDFIPEDSSTSHIDITKTKQRNEGQKGSTEGSICTH; translated from the exons ATGGCTGTCACTGCTATCAGGAATTGGTGGAATACCTACCAGCTCGACAAATCGGACACAAGTGATTCCAACACAGAGGAAGACGGGCAGGAATTAGCAAGGAGGAGGCAGT TATCCATTAGCCTAAGTAAGACACTGCGGACCAGGCAGCTGCTCCTAGACTTTGATGGTGGCAGGCCTATTTTGACTCTCAGAGCACCGCTTGACCTGGTTAACTTCCCACCTATCTCCTGCCCCCGTTGGCCCATAGAGTGTGAGGTCATCAGTGACATTATCCATCATATAg AGTGGAATCCCCCAGAGCCAGAGCCTTTTTATCAGCCCACTGGACATGAGCAGACACAAATGCCAGCTGGAGAGGAGCAAGGCAAAGTGGTATACTGCATTGACCATG CCACTAAGTGCCTTTATTTCACCTGCTCTCGTGCTGGAGGATGCAGGGGGCCCATTAAGAGCGCCACTTGTGGTATTAATCAGTCAGACTTCACTCTTGAGTTTGAGTCACGCTTTGAGAGTGGGAATCTTCAGAAGGCAGTGCAAGT GGGTGTTTATGACTATGAGCTCACCCTGCGCACAGACATGTACACCAGAAAGCACACACAATGGTTCTACTTCAGGGTCAGAAACATGAAAGCTGGAGTCACCTATCGCTTTACTATTGTCAACTTGATGAAGAGCAGCAGCCTGTATTCTCAGGGTATGAAACCACTCCTCTATTCTGAGAGAGCTGCCAAAGAGAAAGGTGTTGGATGGCAACGCTGTGGTGCTAATATCAGATACTATCGGAACTGCAGTCAG AATACCAAGGACAACAGTGACACTATAGTTCTGTTCTCATTCACCTGGACTCTCCAGTTCCCTTATGACTCAGACACCTGCTACCTAGCCCACTGCTACCCCTACACCTATTCACATCTGCAGCGCTACCTTAGGTGTATTTCTTCCAACCCTGTAGTTACATCATACTGCAAATTGCGGGTGCTGTGCCACAGCCTTGCTGGGAACGCTGTGTATATTGTGACTGTAACCTCCCAGGGGGGCAGCAGGGGGGAGGACAGGCGCAAAAAGGCTGTGGTGGTGACAGCACGAGTGCATCCTGGAGAAACCAATGGGTCCTGGATGATGGAGGGGTTTCTGGACTTCTTGCTTGGGGACTCGGAAGATGCTCAGCTACTCAGggatacttttgtttttaaa GTGGTGCCAATGCTGAACCCAGATGGTGTGGTGGTGGGTAATTATCGCTGTTCTTTGGCAGGCAGGGACCTCAACAGAAATTACAAGACATTGCTCAGGGATTCCTTTCCCTGTGTGTGGCACACCCGAAATATGGTGGAAAA GCTGATGGCTGAGAGGGATGTTGTTCTTTACTGTGATTTTCATGGCCACAACCGGAAAAACAATGTCTTCATGTACGGTTGCAACAGCCGAGGTGAAGCATCGCAGAAGCTTCATGAGAGAATCTTTCCACTAATGATGAGCAAGAATGCCAGTAATAAG TTCTCTTTCAAGAGCTGTAAGTTTCAGGtacagaaaagcaaagaagGAACAGGACGAATTGCCATGTGGAGACTTGGCATCAAAAATAGCTACACTATGGAGGCCACCTTTGGAGGTTCGACTCTGG GCAACAGGAAAGGAACACATTTTACTACTAGAGACCTGAAGTCCCTGGGCTTCTACTTCTGTGATACTCTGCTAGACTACTGTGACCCTGATCGAACAAAG ttcaCCTACTGTCTAACAGAGCTGGCGGTGTTGCTGACAAAAGCAGTGAGAGAAAGGCTGGGTAAAGATTTGGGCTCTGATAGTAACATCTCTGTCTCTGACCTGGAAACCAG CACCAGTGGTTCTGATAGTTCAGATTCAGATGGACTCCCAGTTCATTTACTGAACCAACCACAAACTCTCCATCCAGAG CAAACTctaacaaagaagaaaaagaaatccctGAGGAGTTGTAAAGAGAGGAACAGGCTGCGATCAGAGAACGTAAAGAACAGCATACAGCCAGAG GAATCCAACCTAGCCCATGAGGACATAGTCAAAGAATGTATCCCAGAGAGGCCTGTTGGAAGACACAGGAGAAAATGGCAG GTAAATGGGCTGATAAAAAAAGCTGTGATCCCTTCTCCCACCACTCACTCTGGGGAAGTCAGTCAGGTGACTCTGTGGCAGGGCAGTGAGCCAGTCAAG GACAATTGTCTGGAAAACATGAGGACTTCACACCTGCATCACAGAGCAAAAGCATGTCAACATCACAGCATAGACACAGCTGTGTCACCTCACACAG ACCCAGGGATGGATACAGGACAGTGGAGATGCTCTTCTCAGCTGCTGCACCTAAGCGCTATCCTTCCAGCTTCACACAATTTCATACATCCCTATCAACATCACTGCCCCCGACAAGCCTTGATCCCCTATAAAGTCTACAGAG GCCGGCCACCTTCTCTTGCAGTCCCCCGAAG GTTTCCCTCAACCTTGTGCATCAAGCTGGATTCAGACATTGTTAAAACAAAGCGAGTTGTGCCAGGTTTCACCCCTGACAAGTTCAATAGTCGAAATATTTTTAGAGAAAGAAATTTTTCACACATCTTAGAAAATGACTTTATCCCTGAGGACTCCTCCACCTCACACATAGACATAACCAAGACCAAACAGCGGAATGAGGGACAGAAAGGTTCCACAGAAGGTTCTATATGCACGCAttga
- the agbl2 gene encoding cytosolic carboxypeptidase 2 isoform X1 encodes MAVTAIRNWWNTYQLDKSDTSDSNTEEDGQELARRRQLSISLSKTLRTRQLLLDFDGGRPILTLRAPLDLVNFPPISCPRWPIECEVISDIIHHIEWNPPEPEPFYQPTGHEQTQMPAGEEQGKVVYCIDHATKCLYFTCSRAGGCRGPIKSATCGINQSDFTLEFESRFESGNLQKAVQVGVYDYELTLRTDMYTRKHTQWFYFRVRNMKAGVTYRFTIVNLMKSSSLYSQGMKPLLYSERAAKEKGVGWQRCGANIRYYRNCSQNTKDNSDTIVLFSFTWTLQFPYDSDTCYLAHCYPYTYSHLQRYLRCISSNPVVTSYCKLRVLCHSLAGNAVYIVTVTSQGGSRGEDRRKKAVVVTARVHPGETNGSWMMEGFLDFLLGDSEDAQLLRDTFVFKVVPMLNPDGVVVGNYRCSLAGRDLNRNYKTLLRDSFPCVWHTRNMVEKLMAERDVVLYCDFHGHNRKNNVFMYGCNSRGEASQKLHERIFPLMMSKNASNKFSFKSCKFQVQKSKEGTGRIAMWRLGIKNSYTMEATFGGSTLGNRKGTHFTTRDLKSLGFYFCDTLLDYCDPDRTKFTYCLTELAVLLTKAVRERLGKDLGSDSNISVSDLETSTSGSDSSDSDGLPVHLLNQPQTLHPEQTLTKKKKKSLRSCKERNRLRSENVKNSIQPEESNLAHEDIVKECIPERPVGRHRRKWQVNGLIKKAVIPSPTTHSGEVSQVTLWQGSEPVKDNCLENMRTSHLHHRAKACQHHSIDTAVSPHTDPGMDTGQWRCSSQLLHLSAILPASHNFIHPYQHHCPRQALIPYKVYRGRPPSLAVPRRFPSTLCIKLDSDIVKTKRVVPGFTPDKFNSRNIFRERNFSHILENDFIPEDSSTSHIDITKTKQRNEGQKGSTEARSLFRCIPFGERNQRDVTADIPLRDSKSHNSLFVPVLRGTYLTEKRLYKETLGNKKKVGVLPPVSKSSGLMKMELPHPKNNMLQSVEAEDVRHYQYGRQSPKSNSPQEALITRLSQSASL; translated from the exons ATGGCTGTCACTGCTATCAGGAATTGGTGGAATACCTACCAGCTCGACAAATCGGACACAAGTGATTCCAACACAGAGGAAGACGGGCAGGAATTAGCAAGGAGGAGGCAGT TATCCATTAGCCTAAGTAAGACACTGCGGACCAGGCAGCTGCTCCTAGACTTTGATGGTGGCAGGCCTATTTTGACTCTCAGAGCACCGCTTGACCTGGTTAACTTCCCACCTATCTCCTGCCCCCGTTGGCCCATAGAGTGTGAGGTCATCAGTGACATTATCCATCATATAg AGTGGAATCCCCCAGAGCCAGAGCCTTTTTATCAGCCCACTGGACATGAGCAGACACAAATGCCAGCTGGAGAGGAGCAAGGCAAAGTGGTATACTGCATTGACCATG CCACTAAGTGCCTTTATTTCACCTGCTCTCGTGCTGGAGGATGCAGGGGGCCCATTAAGAGCGCCACTTGTGGTATTAATCAGTCAGACTTCACTCTTGAGTTTGAGTCACGCTTTGAGAGTGGGAATCTTCAGAAGGCAGTGCAAGT GGGTGTTTATGACTATGAGCTCACCCTGCGCACAGACATGTACACCAGAAAGCACACACAATGGTTCTACTTCAGGGTCAGAAACATGAAAGCTGGAGTCACCTATCGCTTTACTATTGTCAACTTGATGAAGAGCAGCAGCCTGTATTCTCAGGGTATGAAACCACTCCTCTATTCTGAGAGAGCTGCCAAAGAGAAAGGTGTTGGATGGCAACGCTGTGGTGCTAATATCAGATACTATCGGAACTGCAGTCAG AATACCAAGGACAACAGTGACACTATAGTTCTGTTCTCATTCACCTGGACTCTCCAGTTCCCTTATGACTCAGACACCTGCTACCTAGCCCACTGCTACCCCTACACCTATTCACATCTGCAGCGCTACCTTAGGTGTATTTCTTCCAACCCTGTAGTTACATCATACTGCAAATTGCGGGTGCTGTGCCACAGCCTTGCTGGGAACGCTGTGTATATTGTGACTGTAACCTCCCAGGGGGGCAGCAGGGGGGAGGACAGGCGCAAAAAGGCTGTGGTGGTGACAGCACGAGTGCATCCTGGAGAAACCAATGGGTCCTGGATGATGGAGGGGTTTCTGGACTTCTTGCTTGGGGACTCGGAAGATGCTCAGCTACTCAGggatacttttgtttttaaa GTGGTGCCAATGCTGAACCCAGATGGTGTGGTGGTGGGTAATTATCGCTGTTCTTTGGCAGGCAGGGACCTCAACAGAAATTACAAGACATTGCTCAGGGATTCCTTTCCCTGTGTGTGGCACACCCGAAATATGGTGGAAAA GCTGATGGCTGAGAGGGATGTTGTTCTTTACTGTGATTTTCATGGCCACAACCGGAAAAACAATGTCTTCATGTACGGTTGCAACAGCCGAGGTGAAGCATCGCAGAAGCTTCATGAGAGAATCTTTCCACTAATGATGAGCAAGAATGCCAGTAATAAG TTCTCTTTCAAGAGCTGTAAGTTTCAGGtacagaaaagcaaagaagGAACAGGACGAATTGCCATGTGGAGACTTGGCATCAAAAATAGCTACACTATGGAGGCCACCTTTGGAGGTTCGACTCTGG GCAACAGGAAAGGAACACATTTTACTACTAGAGACCTGAAGTCCCTGGGCTTCTACTTCTGTGATACTCTGCTAGACTACTGTGACCCTGATCGAACAAAG ttcaCCTACTGTCTAACAGAGCTGGCGGTGTTGCTGACAAAAGCAGTGAGAGAAAGGCTGGGTAAAGATTTGGGCTCTGATAGTAACATCTCTGTCTCTGACCTGGAAACCAG CACCAGTGGTTCTGATAGTTCAGATTCAGATGGACTCCCAGTTCATTTACTGAACCAACCACAAACTCTCCATCCAGAG CAAACTctaacaaagaagaaaaagaaatccctGAGGAGTTGTAAAGAGAGGAACAGGCTGCGATCAGAGAACGTAAAGAACAGCATACAGCCAGAG GAATCCAACCTAGCCCATGAGGACATAGTCAAAGAATGTATCCCAGAGAGGCCTGTTGGAAGACACAGGAGAAAATGGCAG GTAAATGGGCTGATAAAAAAAGCTGTGATCCCTTCTCCCACCACTCACTCTGGGGAAGTCAGTCAGGTGACTCTGTGGCAGGGCAGTGAGCCAGTCAAG GACAATTGTCTGGAAAACATGAGGACTTCACACCTGCATCACAGAGCAAAAGCATGTCAACATCACAGCATAGACACAGCTGTGTCACCTCACACAG ACCCAGGGATGGATACAGGACAGTGGAGATGCTCTTCTCAGCTGCTGCACCTAAGCGCTATCCTTCCAGCTTCACACAATTTCATACATCCCTATCAACATCACTGCCCCCGACAAGCCTTGATCCCCTATAAAGTCTACAGAG GCCGGCCACCTTCTCTTGCAGTCCCCCGAAG GTTTCCCTCAACCTTGTGCATCAAGCTGGATTCAGACATTGTTAAAACAAAGCGAGTTGTGCCAGGTTTCACCCCTGACAAGTTCAATAGTCGAAATATTTTTAGAGAAAGAAATTTTTCACACATCTTAGAAAATGACTTTATCCCTGAGGACTCCTCCACCTCACACATAGACATAACCAAGACCAAACAGCGGAATGAGGGACAGAAAGGTTCCACAGAAG CAAGGTCACTCTTTAGATGTATACCGTTTGGAGAGCGGAACCAGAGAGATGTCACCGCTGACATCCCCTTGAGAGACTCTAAGTCACACAATAGTTTGTTTGTGCCTGTGCTGAGGGGCACATACCTAACAGAAAAAAG ACTATACAAGGAGACTTTGGggaacaaaaagaaagtggGTGTTTTACCCCCTGTGTCAAAGTCTTCAGGCCTCATGAAGATGGAACTTCCACATCCAAAGAATAACATGCTCCAGAGCGTTGAGGCTGAGGACGTCAGGCATTATCAGTATGGAAGACAAAGCCCAAAAAGTAACTCTCCACAAGAGGCACTGATCACAAGACTATCACAGTCTGCCTCACTCTAG